A genomic stretch from Chryseobacterium sp. SNU WT5 includes:
- a CDS encoding phosphatase PAP2 family protein, with amino-acid sequence MSSYLMLLGLLCSTTLFSQTDSTIQIKAQEFQVSENTTLIYPKPKISDLYRKIPTNFIGVGKDVVSKDIFGYSVAALASTIALLPLDPAIIQTSRKLGNNIGFSEDHSYSNLGPLKIVPGDAGSFVYFMGNGTTFILIGTGLATYGLIVNDYRAQSTSMQLVQSILLSGLFSQPLKRITGRESPFETSSSDRNHSTWKFMPSFSAYQENTSKYDAMPSGHLTTGIAAWIVLAENYPEIRWIKPLGFTLMGLMSFEMVQSKVHWASDYPIAILIGYLIGKNIAKNAMIKKTNNTNELAQKKYKFNIAASNLYGVQTVGMTLSF; translated from the coding sequence ATGAGTAGTTATTTAATGCTATTAGGATTGTTATGTTCAACAACTCTTTTTTCACAGACAGACTCAACAATTCAGATAAAGGCGCAGGAATTTCAGGTTTCAGAAAATACCACTTTAATTTATCCAAAACCGAAAATATCTGATCTTTACAGAAAAATTCCAACAAATTTTATTGGAGTAGGCAAAGATGTTGTTTCTAAAGATATTTTTGGATATTCAGTAGCAGCATTAGCATCTACCATTGCATTACTGCCCTTGGATCCCGCAATTATACAAACAAGCAGAAAATTAGGAAATAATATCGGTTTTAGCGAGGATCACTCTTATTCCAACTTAGGACCTTTAAAAATAGTTCCGGGAGATGCTGGTTCCTTTGTTTATTTCATGGGAAACGGAACCACTTTTATTTTGATAGGAACAGGTTTAGCAACTTACGGATTAATAGTTAATGATTATAGAGCGCAAAGCACATCGATGCAGTTGGTACAAAGCATTCTATTATCTGGGCTTTTTTCTCAACCTCTCAAGAGAATCACCGGAAGAGAAAGTCCTTTTGAAACATCCAGTTCAGATCGTAATCATAGCACCTGGAAATTTATGCCCTCATTTTCTGCTTATCAGGAAAACACTTCAAAATATGATGCAATGCCTTCCGGACACTTAACAACCGGAATTGCCGCGTGGATTGTTTTAGCGGAAAACTATCCAGAAATAAGGTGGATTAAACCACTTGGTTTCACTTTAATGGGATTAATGAGTTTTGAAATGGTTCAAAGCAAGGTACACTGGGCTTCAGATTATCCAATCGCTATCCTAATCGGTTATCTTATTGGTAAAAATATTGCAAAAAACGCAATGATAAAAAAAACGAATAATACAAATGAACTAGCGCAGAAGAAGTATAAATTCAATATTGCAGCTTCTAATTTATATGGAGTGCAAACGGTAGGAATGACGCTTAGCTTTTAA
- a CDS encoding S9 family peptidase has translation MKFSKLSLFVLLLSGSFHFAQNQKFSIAEAVNGLRSNLAVKNISQFSWSDDNKYFYQSAKNSYLKTEISTLRQDTLVSLHQLNKDLSPENRLKTIPKITFVSDDKGYYAQNSKYFRIERSGKDWKVNEWIVLDDNAENAEVLSNNQGIVYTVKNNLFLNKNGKVTAITTDQDENIINGKAVHQQEFGINKGIFISPDQSKIAFYRMDQTMVGDYPIIDWSVTPAVNKNIKYPMAGTPSHHVTLGVYDLKTNTKNFLNIEGDPEQYLTSITWNPDSKSIFVGVLNRDQNDMKMNQYNASTGNFIKKLFEEQSDKYVEPQHPLLFLPNSKTDFIWQSQRTGYNHLFHYNTEKGLIAQLTKGNWLVTDIVGFNEKKKEIVYVSTQESPLEQHLYKLDWTNYKTQRLDQGAGIHSGILSKDGTYLYDTYSSDNVPRRVNLINTHTLKTKNILNSENPLKNYQRPIIKNVTLKAEDGTQLFGKIILPIDFNAEKKYPVIVYLYNGPHAQLITDSFPASGNLWYEYMAQKGYIVFTMDGRGSSNRGLKFEQAIFRNAGEVEMKDQLKGVDYLKSLPYVDADKLGIHGWSYGGFMTTCFMLKNPDIFKVAVAGGPVIDWNMYEIMYTERYMDSPQNNPEGYKKANLLDKVQNLKGHLLMIHGAQDNVVVWQHSLKFLKAAVDHSVQLDYFVYPVHEHNVLGKDRVHLMQKVTDYFDEYLMK, from the coding sequence ATGAAATTCTCTAAACTTTCTTTATTTGTACTGCTTCTTAGCGGAAGTTTTCACTTTGCACAAAATCAAAAATTTAGTATCGCTGAAGCTGTTAATGGTTTACGAAGCAATCTTGCAGTAAAAAACATATCACAATTCTCCTGGTCAGATGACAATAAATATTTCTATCAATCTGCGAAAAACAGCTATCTGAAAACGGAGATTTCAACGTTACGACAGGATACTTTAGTTTCACTGCATCAATTAAATAAAGATCTCTCACCTGAGAACAGATTAAAAACGATTCCTAAAATTACATTCGTTAGTGATGACAAAGGATATTATGCTCAAAATTCAAAATATTTCCGAATTGAGCGCAGTGGAAAAGACTGGAAGGTAAACGAATGGATTGTTTTGGATGACAATGCAGAAAATGCAGAAGTTTTAAGTAATAACCAAGGTATTGTTTATACCGTCAAGAATAATCTTTTTCTAAACAAAAACGGAAAAGTAACAGCAATTACTACGGATCAAGATGAAAATATTATAAATGGGAAAGCCGTACATCAACAAGAATTCGGTATAAATAAAGGAATTTTCATATCACCGGATCAGTCAAAAATCGCTTTTTACAGAATGGATCAAACAATGGTGGGTGACTATCCTATTATTGATTGGAGCGTAACGCCAGCCGTAAATAAAAACATCAAGTATCCGATGGCAGGTACACCTTCTCATCATGTAACTTTAGGAGTATATGACTTAAAAACAAATACGAAAAATTTTCTTAATATTGAAGGAGATCCAGAACAATATCTTACCTCCATTACCTGGAATCCAGATTCGAAATCGATATTTGTAGGTGTATTGAATCGTGATCAGAATGACATGAAAATGAATCAGTACAATGCCTCTACAGGTAATTTTATTAAAAAATTATTCGAAGAACAATCAGATAAGTATGTAGAGCCACAACATCCCTTACTATTTCTACCTAATTCTAAAACTGATTTTATTTGGCAAAGTCAGCGAACTGGCTACAATCATTTATTTCACTATAATACCGAAAAAGGATTAATCGCTCAATTAACCAAAGGTAATTGGCTCGTAACAGATATCGTTGGCTTTAATGAGAAAAAGAAAGAAATAGTATACGTATCGACGCAGGAATCCCCATTGGAACAGCATCTTTATAAATTGGACTGGACCAATTATAAAACCCAAAGACTAGATCAGGGTGCAGGAATACATTCTGGAATTTTAAGCAAAGATGGCACTTATCTGTACGATACCTACAGTAGTGATAATGTCCCACGACGAGTAAATTTAATAAATACACATACTTTAAAAACTAAAAACATCCTAAACTCAGAAAACCCTTTAAAAAATTATCAAAGACCTATAATTAAAAATGTAACCTTAAAAGCCGAAGACGGAACTCAATTATTTGGAAAAATTATCCTTCCAATCGATTTTAATGCTGAAAAGAAATATCCGGTAATTGTTTATTTATATAACGGCCCACATGCGCAACTCATTACGGATAGTTTTCCGGCATCTGGAAATTTATGGTATGAATATATGGCGCAAAAAGGATACATCGTTTTTACAATGGATGGCCGAGGATCCTCCAACAGAGGTCTAAAATTCGAACAAGCTATATTCAGAAATGCGGGTGAAGTCGAAATGAAAGATCAGTTAAAAGGAGTCGATTACTTGAAATCATTACCTTATGTTGACGCGGATAAGTTAGGAATTCATGGTTGGAGTTATGGTGGATTTATGACAACATGTTTTATGCTTAAAAACCCCGATATTTTTAAAGTGGCCGTCGCAGGAGGACCAGTTATAGATTGGAATATGTATGAAATTATGTACACAGAAAGATATATGGATTCACCACAAAATAATCCCGAAGGCTACAAGAAAGCGAATCTGCTGGATAAAGTCCAAAACCTAAAAGGGCATTTATTAATGATCCATGGAGCGCAAGATAACGTAGTGGTCTGGCAACATTCATTGAAGTTTTTAAAAGCAGCGGTAGATCATAGTGTTCAGCTCGACTATTTTGTCTATCCAGTACACGAACATAATGTATTGGGAAAAGACCGTGTCCATTTGATGCAAAAAGTAACAGACTATTTTGATGAATATTTAATGAAATAA
- the hutH gene encoding histidine ammonia-lyase yields MKIYGVDTFTIADVLEILGDPNKAKLNKEAKEKILRSQDNVRKIVASDRTVYGINTGFGPLCDVKISDEETAQLQYNLIISHAVGVGKPIAKELSKVMMIAKIHALSKGFSGVSLDVIERLLLMVEKDIIPVVPEQGSVGASGDLAPLAHLVLPLLGLGKVWQNGEIKEAGKVLEENGLKALQLGPKEGLGLINGTQFILAHAILGLNKFEYLLDLADLTAAMSLEAYRGSESPFKKELHDIRAFDGSKKVAARMRKFLKNSENMKSHEYCDRVQDPYSMRCVPQVHGASRNAFEHLKSLAEIELNSVTDNPIVLSAEESISGGNFHGQLLALPLDYATLAVAELGNISDRRSYLLLEGKYGLPRLLTESSGLNSGFMIPQYTSAALVTENKTLCFPASADSIPTSLGQEDHVSMGSISGRKFNQVLGNLENILSVELMFGAQGLEFRRPAKCSKYVENAYALVRTKVAKLEEDRLIGEDMLAIANLIRERKFEVN; encoded by the coding sequence ATGAAAATTTACGGTGTAGATACTTTTACAATTGCTGACGTTTTGGAGATCTTGGGAGATCCAAATAAAGCAAAACTTAACAAAGAAGCAAAGGAAAAAATTCTAAGATCTCAGGATAATGTGCGGAAAATTGTAGCATCCGACCGCACGGTTTATGGAATCAATACTGGTTTTGGGCCTTTGTGCGATGTGAAAATATCTGATGAAGAAACAGCTCAGTTACAGTATAATTTAATTATTTCGCACGCAGTAGGGGTTGGGAAACCCATTGCTAAAGAATTATCCAAAGTCATGATGATCGCAAAGATTCATGCTTTATCAAAAGGATTTTCTGGTGTTTCGTTAGACGTAATTGAAAGGCTGCTTTTGATGGTAGAAAAAGATATTATCCCTGTAGTTCCAGAACAGGGCTCAGTGGGTGCATCAGGAGATCTAGCTCCTTTAGCTCATCTGGTTCTGCCTCTTTTGGGTTTAGGCAAAGTTTGGCAAAATGGCGAAATCAAAGAAGCAGGAAAAGTTTTAGAGGAGAATGGTTTAAAGGCTTTGCAATTGGGTCCAAAAGAAGGTTTAGGATTAATCAATGGGACCCAATTTATTTTGGCGCATGCGATTTTAGGTCTCAATAAATTTGAGTATTTACTCGATCTGGCAGATTTAACCGCAGCGATGAGTTTAGAAGCCTATCGCGGATCTGAAAGTCCATTTAAAAAAGAACTACACGACATTCGTGCATTTGATGGAAGTAAAAAAGTTGCCGCCAGAATGAGGAAGTTTTTAAAGAATTCCGAGAACATGAAAAGCCACGAATACTGCGACAGGGTTCAGGATCCTTATTCGATGCGTTGTGTGCCACAAGTTCATGGTGCCAGTCGGAATGCTTTCGAGCATTTGAAGAGTCTAGCAGAAATAGAATTGAATTCAGTTACAGATAATCCTATTGTTCTAAGTGCCGAAGAGTCGATATCAGGAGGTAATTTCCACGGCCAACTATTGGCTCTACCTTTAGATTATGCGACTTTAGCAGTTGCTGAACTTGGAAATATTTCTGATCGAAGAAGTTATCTTCTTTTAGAGGGTAAATACGGCTTACCTCGATTGCTGACTGAAAGTTCAGGATTAAATTCAGGATTTATGATCCCTCAATATACATCTGCAGCGTTAGTGACAGAAAATAAAACTTTGTGTTTCCCCGCTTCGGCAGATTCTATCCCAACAAGTTTAGGCCAGGAAGATCATGTTTCGATGGGCAGTATATCGGGGCGAAAGTTCAATCAGGTTTTAGGAAATCTGGAAAATATTTTATCGGTAGAATTGATGTTTGGAGCACAAGGATTAGAATTTAGAAGACCTGCAAAATGTTCGAAATACGTTGAAAATGCCTATGCTTTGGTTCGTACTAAGGTGGCAAAATTAGAAGAAGATCGATTAATCGGTGAGGATATGTTGGCAATCGCGAATTTAATTAGAGAAAGAAAGTTTGAAGTAAATTAA
- a CDS encoding acyl-CoA carboxylase subunit beta, which produces MNLEFNKREDQNKLKLAAINTLLTEIKKGGGENKLQKQRDQGKLTARERIDYLLDKGSDSIEIGAFAGYEMYEEHGGCPSAGVVVKMGYVSGKQCLVVANDASVKAGAWFPITAKKNLRAQEISMENRLPIIYLVDSAGVYLPMQDEIFPDKEHFGRIFRNNAKMSSMGITQISAVMGSCVAGGAYLPIMSDEAMIVDKTGSIFLAGSYLVKAAIGENIDNETLGGATTHCEISGVTDYKAKDDKDALDRIKNIMKSIGSYETAGFNRIDSSPPKENIENIFGHMPVSRADQYDTFNIIKCLVDNSEYEEYKADYGKTIICATARIDGWSVGIVANQRKLVKSGKGEMQFGGVIYSDSADKATRFIANCNQRKIPLIFLQDVTGFMVGSKSEHGGIIKDGAKMVNAVANSVVPKFTVITGNSYGAGNYAMCGKAYDPRLIVAWPWADLAVMGGSQAAKVLAQIQTSTLKKQGNVISEEENQEILDTISKRYQKQTEPTYAAARLWTDAIINPIDTRKWISMGIEAANHSPIKEKFNLGIIQV; this is translated from the coding sequence ATGAATTTAGAATTTAACAAAAGAGAAGATCAAAATAAATTAAAGCTTGCTGCTATCAATACTTTATTGACTGAAATAAAAAAAGGTGGCGGCGAGAATAAATTACAAAAGCAAAGAGACCAAGGTAAATTGACCGCTCGCGAGAGAATTGACTACCTTCTAGACAAAGGTTCTGATTCTATTGAAATCGGCGCTTTTGCCGGATACGAAATGTATGAAGAACATGGCGGTTGCCCCAGTGCAGGAGTTGTCGTAAAAATGGGCTACGTTTCTGGAAAGCAATGTTTGGTGGTGGCTAATGACGCATCCGTGAAAGCAGGAGCTTGGTTTCCTATTACGGCGAAAAAGAATTTACGTGCTCAGGAAATCTCAATGGAGAACAGACTTCCAATTATTTATTTAGTTGATTCTGCAGGAGTTTACCTACCAATGCAGGACGAAATTTTTCCTGATAAAGAACATTTTGGCCGAATTTTTAGAAATAATGCAAAAATGAGTTCCATGGGAATCACCCAGATCTCCGCGGTGATGGGAAGTTGTGTTGCAGGTGGTGCTTACTTACCTATTATGAGCGATGAAGCGATGATTGTTGATAAAACAGGCTCCATCTTTTTAGCCGGTAGCTATTTAGTGAAAGCAGCAATCGGAGAAAATATTGATAATGAAACGTTGGGCGGTGCAACTACGCACTGCGAAATTTCTGGTGTAACAGATTATAAAGCTAAAGATGACAAAGATGCGCTCGACCGCATCAAAAATATCATGAAATCTATCGGCAGTTATGAAACTGCAGGTTTTAACAGAATTGACAGTTCGCCACCAAAAGAAAATATAGAAAACATTTTTGGACACATGCCCGTTTCCAGAGCCGACCAGTATGATACATTTAATATTATCAAATGTTTAGTTGATAATTCAGAATACGAAGAATATAAAGCTGACTACGGGAAAACGATTATTTGTGCCACTGCCAGAATTGATGGTTGGAGTGTAGGTATAGTCGCTAATCAAAGAAAGTTGGTAAAAAGTGGTAAAGGAGAGATGCAATTTGGTGGTGTAATTTACTCTGATTCAGCTGATAAAGCAACTCGGTTTATTGCCAATTGTAACCAAAGAAAGATTCCTTTAATTTTCTTGCAAGACGTAACCGGATTTATGGTTGGATCTAAATCTGAACATGGTGGAATTATCAAAGACGGAGCAAAAATGGTGAACGCGGTTGCTAACTCAGTTGTACCTAAGTTTACAGTTATCACAGGAAACTCCTATGGAGCTGGTAATTATGCAATGTGTGGAAAAGCTTATGATCCCCGATTAATTGTGGCTTGGCCATGGGCAGATCTCGCGGTAATGGGAGGCAGTCAGGCTGCTAAAGTTTTAGCTCAAATTCAAACTTCCACGTTGAAGAAGCAAGGAAACGTAATTTCGGAGGAAGAAAATCAGGAAATCCTGGATACTATTTCTAAAAGATACCAAAAACAAACAGAACCGACTTATGCAGCTGCAAGGTTATGGACTGACGCGATTATCAATCCGATTGATACCAGAAAATGGATTTCTATGGGAATAGAAGCTGCGAATCATTCCCCTATTAAAGAAAAATTTAATTTAGGAATTATTCAAGTTTAA
- the uvrC gene encoding excinuclease ABC subunit UvrC gives MNSELELQLKTLPADPGVYRYYDKNNQLLYVGKAKNLKKRVLSYFNKNQAGSRTRVMVSKINRLETTVVNSEYDALLLENNLIKAHKPFYNVMLKDDKSYPWICIKNEDFPRVFMTRNRIKDGSEYYGPYAKVRPAKILLDTIKHIYKIRTCNLNLSPKKIAEGKYKVCLEYHIKNCEGPCEMLEMKESYDKKIDAIRGIIKGDFRIAKEYLIEQMMSLAENLEFESAQMIKERMDLLDDYQHKHTVVNPSIHDVDVFGMTSDETAAYINYFKIQNGSIVQSFTTEIKKILEESDEDMLEEAMIEIRQKFNSDSKEILIPFHLSVEIPNVKLIVPKVGDKKRIVELSEKNAKEYRIEKLKQVQIVDPERHTNRIMAEMQKLLRMPVEPRHIEGFDNSNIQGTNPVSACVVFKDGKPSKGDYRIFHPKTVVGPDDYKTMEEVIYRRYKRLLDEGDALPQLILIDGGKGQLSSAVKSLKLLGLYGKITIIGIAKRLEEIYFPEDSIPLYLDKKSETLKILQRVRDESHRFGVKHHRARRTNSTIKSELDEIPGVGEKTIELLLHKLKSVKRIKESNLEILEEILGKSKGRIVWDYFNPN, from the coding sequence ATGAATTCTGAACTCGAACTTCAATTAAAAACTTTACCCGCTGATCCTGGTGTTTATCGGTATTACGATAAGAATAATCAGTTGCTATATGTTGGGAAAGCCAAAAATTTAAAAAAACGAGTTCTTTCCTACTTTAATAAAAACCAAGCTGGTTCCCGTACCAGAGTGATGGTCAGCAAAATCAACCGTTTGGAAACAACGGTAGTGAATAGCGAATATGATGCACTATTGCTTGAAAATAATTTAATAAAAGCACATAAGCCATTCTACAATGTGATGTTGAAGGACGACAAATCGTACCCTTGGATCTGCATTAAAAATGAAGATTTTCCTAGGGTATTTATGACCCGAAACCGTATTAAAGATGGTTCTGAATATTATGGACCTTACGCAAAAGTCCGTCCTGCAAAGATTTTACTGGATACCATTAAGCATATTTATAAAATAAGAACCTGCAATTTAAATCTTTCACCAAAAAAAATCGCTGAAGGAAAATATAAGGTTTGCCTGGAATATCATATTAAAAATTGCGAAGGTCCTTGTGAGATGCTCGAAATGAAAGAAAGCTATGATAAAAAGATCGACGCCATACGTGGTATTATAAAAGGAGATTTTCGGATAGCTAAAGAATATCTGATTGAGCAGATGATGAGTTTAGCTGAAAATTTGGAGTTCGAAAGTGCACAAATGATCAAAGAAAGAATGGATCTTCTTGATGATTACCAGCACAAGCATACGGTGGTTAATCCAAGCATCCATGATGTAGATGTTTTCGGAATGACAAGCGACGAAACTGCAGCTTACATTAACTACTTTAAAATACAAAATGGAAGTATTGTCCAAAGTTTCACCACAGAAATAAAGAAAATTTTAGAAGAGTCGGATGAGGATATGTTGGAGGAAGCGATGATTGAAATTCGTCAGAAATTTAATTCTGATTCTAAAGAAATACTCATTCCTTTCCACTTGTCTGTTGAAATTCCTAATGTTAAACTGATCGTTCCGAAAGTTGGGGACAAGAAACGAATTGTAGAACTTTCTGAGAAAAATGCGAAAGAATATCGTATTGAGAAACTTAAACAGGTTCAGATCGTCGATCCGGAAAGACATACCAACCGAATCATGGCCGAAATGCAAAAATTATTGCGGATGCCTGTTGAGCCACGTCACATTGAAGGTTTTGACAATTCAAATATTCAGGGTACGAATCCAGTTTCAGCATGTGTTGTTTTTAAAGATGGAAAACCAAGCAAAGGTGATTACCGAATTTTTCACCCTAAGACTGTAGTAGGGCCTGATGACTATAAAACCATGGAGGAAGTTATTTATCGACGGTACAAAAGACTTTTAGATGAAGGTGACGCATTGCCTCAATTGATTTTAATAGATGGTGGAAAAGGGCAACTTTCGTCCGCAGTGAAAAGTTTGAAATTACTTGGATTATATGGGAAAATTACCATTATAGGAATTGCGAAGCGCCTGGAAGAAATCTACTTTCCAGAAGATTCTATCCCGTTATATCTCGACAAAAAATCTGAGACTTTGAAAATTCTACAAAGAGTTCGTGATGAATCCCACCGCTTCGGAGTAAAACATCACCGGGCAAGAAGAACTAACTCAACTATAAAATCAGAACTCGACGAAATCCCTGGTGTTGGCGAAAAAACGATTGAATTATTGCTTCATAAACTGAAATCAGTAAAAAGAATTAAAGAATCAAATTTAGAAATTTTAGAAGAAATTCTCGGCAAATCAAAAGGCAGAATCGTTTGGGATTATTTTAACCCAAACTAA
- a CDS encoding PorV/PorQ family protein, with amino-acid sequence MKKLFMVILLVSGFSSEAQIIRKYSNEFLNIGAGARGLAMGGAVISNQNDVYSPMWNPAGLVGVDRDWQGAAMHAEYFESIAKYDYIAYAKPLDNKGGVFAISLVRLGVDNILNTTQLIDPEGNIDYDKITSFSQSDYAALISYAFHPNDNQKLDVGVNAKLVYRNVGKFASGYGFGFDIGAIYHDDNGWNYGAVLKDATTTVNFWTVNQKELSAVVNGEEFNPAPKDKLELTLPKLNVGLSRNFEINRDLELLPEAGVNIDFAKTAALISTDFASVTPYAGAELKFQDMVFVRVGINKFQTVTDIENLKRKVSFQPSAGIGIKYQGLTLDYAITNSGIGGSNFYSNFFSLKLDMGNFRN; translated from the coding sequence ATGAAAAAATTATTCATGGTCATTTTATTAGTTTCAGGGTTTTCCTCTGAAGCTCAAATCATACGAAAATATTCGAATGAATTTTTAAACATCGGTGCTGGTGCGCGAGGATTAGCGATGGGCGGAGCAGTAATTTCCAATCAAAATGACGTTTATTCGCCCATGTGGAATCCTGCCGGATTAGTTGGCGTAGACCGCGATTGGCAAGGTGCAGCGATGCACGCGGAATATTTTGAATCGATTGCAAAATATGATTATATAGCTTATGCAAAACCATTGGATAACAAAGGTGGTGTATTTGCAATCTCTCTGGTGCGTCTCGGTGTTGATAATATCCTTAATACCACCCAGTTAATTGATCCCGAAGGTAATATTGACTATGATAAGATTACCAGCTTTTCGCAATCTGATTATGCTGCTTTAATTTCGTACGCTTTTCACCCAAATGATAATCAAAAATTAGACGTAGGCGTCAATGCCAAATTAGTTTATAGAAATGTAGGTAAATTTGCGAGTGGCTATGGATTTGGATTTGATATTGGAGCGATCTATCATGATGATAATGGCTGGAATTATGGAGCGGTTTTAAAAGATGCAACCACAACAGTTAACTTTTGGACAGTTAATCAAAAAGAACTTTCAGCGGTGGTGAATGGCGAAGAATTTAATCCTGCTCCGAAAGATAAGCTGGAATTAACATTGCCAAAATTAAATGTTGGATTAAGTCGTAATTTTGAAATTAATCGGGATTTGGAACTCTTGCCAGAAGCTGGCGTTAATATTGATTTTGCAAAAACTGCCGCATTGATTTCTACTGATTTTGCTAGTGTTACTCCTTATGCCGGTGCAGAACTCAAATTTCAAGATATGGTTTTTGTAAGAGTTGGGATCAATAAATTTCAAACAGTTACTGATATTGAAAACTTAAAACGCAAAGTTTCCTTTCAGCCCAGTGCTGGCATTGGGATTAAGTATCAAGGTTTAACACTCGATTATGCAATAACCAATTCAGGAATCGGCGGATCTAACTTCTATTCTAACTTCTTTTCCCTAAAACTTGATATGGGAAATTTTAGAAATTAG
- a CDS encoding phosphatase PAP2 family protein: protein MYVPLGLMLTGVAASGHSQKSWNNKMHAERDEHLLNFENHADDYIQLLPFVAIYAFEIGGMKPKTDWKNRTAILMKGQFINLGLVYILKTTFKETRPDGSALSFPSGHTAQAFSGATMLAIEYGENYQWVPYAAYGVASTVGVMRIANNKHYLSDVLFGAGLGILSMKVAYWTHQYKWTQHRSTTDPFAKIY, encoded by the coding sequence ATGTACGTTCCTCTGGGATTAATGCTTACTGGAGTTGCTGCCAGCGGTCATAGTCAAAAATCATGGAACAATAAAATGCATGCAGAAAGAGACGAGCATCTTTTGAACTTTGAAAATCATGCTGATGATTATATACAGTTGCTTCCTTTTGTAGCAATCTATGCTTTTGAAATCGGCGGAATGAAACCAAAAACAGATTGGAAAAACCGTACTGCCATTTTAATGAAAGGCCAATTTATCAATTTAGGATTGGTTTATATTCTGAAAACTACTTTCAAAGAAACTCGACCCGACGGGAGTGCCTTATCGTTTCCTTCTGGTCACACAGCACAAGCTTTTTCGGGGGCAACTATGCTTGCTATAGAATATGGAGAGAATTACCAATGGGTTCCTTATGCAGCCTACGGCGTAGCTTCTACCGTTGGTGTTATGCGAATTGCCAATAACAAACACTATCTATCTGATGTGCTTTTTGGTGCCGGTTTAGGTATTCTATCGATGAAAGTCGCTTACTGGACCCATCAATACAAATGGACTCAACACAGAAGTACCACCGATCCGTTTGCGAAAATTTATTAG
- a CDS encoding DMT family transporter: MFKNSALFRLHLIVFLWGFTAILGKLIHANAHILSFYRMLFAAFFLFVFIRFFKKESLKVSKKLFIQLSVIGGFMAFHWFCFFYSIKVSNVSIALSCLSLSTLFAAILEPIIFKRKVDVSEVVMGVVIVICMGLIFKTEFHYKEGIFYGILTALFGTVFSVFNGKIFGKTSSGNIIFYEIFSGCIILSVFYLLTGQITTLNEISGRDLTLIVILASVFTAFPMLESVNLMKYISPFTLILTVNLEPVYGIILAFFIFGESEQMSPIFYGASLIMILAIIVNGVLKARKSTAIKAPN; encoded by the coding sequence GTGTTCAAAAACTCTGCTCTTTTTCGTCTTCATCTAATTGTTTTCCTTTGGGGTTTTACCGCAATTTTAGGTAAATTAATTCATGCAAATGCCCATATCTTGTCCTTTTACCGGATGTTATTTGCTGCTTTTTTTCTATTTGTTTTTATTCGTTTTTTCAAAAAGGAAAGTCTCAAAGTTTCTAAGAAATTATTCATTCAACTATCGGTTATTGGTGGGTTCATGGCATTTCACTGGTTTTGTTTTTTTTACTCGATCAAAGTTTCAAATGTTTCAATAGCATTAAGTTGCCTGTCGCTATCCACGTTATTTGCAGCTATTCTTGAACCGATTATTTTTAAAAGAAAAGTTGATGTTTCTGAAGTAGTGATGGGCGTGGTGATTGTGATTTGTATGGGGTTAATTTTCAAGACTGAATTTCACTATAAGGAAGGAATTTTTTATGGGATTTTAACGGCGTTGTTCGGAACAGTTTTTTCTGTTTTTAATGGTAAGATATTTGGTAAAACAAGTTCTGGCAATATTATTTTCTATGAAATATTTTCTGGATGTATTATATTGTCGGTCTTTTATTTGTTAACGGGACAAATTACTACCCTAAACGAAATAAGCGGTCGTGATCTGACGTTAATTGTAATATTAGCAAGTGTATTTACTGCTTTTCCGATGTTAGAATCTGTGAATTTAATGAAATATATTTCCCCATTTACTTTAATTCTAACTGTAAATTTAGAACCGGTTTATGGGATTATTCTAGCTTTTTTTATCTTTGGAGAATCGGAGCAAATGAGTCCTATATTTTATGGAGCTTCATTAATTATGATATTGGCTATCATTGTAAATGGAGTTCTGAAAGCGCGAAAAAGCACAGCTATTAAAGCACCAAATTGA